The Candidatus Palauibacter australiensis sequence CGGACTGCAACACCGGGAAGATGACCGTCTCGCTCGAGCTGCAGCGCGCTCTGCAGGCGCGGGGCGTGCGCGCCGCCTTCGCCGCCACGGGCCAGACGGGCATCCTCATCGCCGGCACGGGCATCGCCGTGGACGCGGTGGTGTCGGACTTCATCTCCGGCGCCGCCGAACGCCTCACGCTCGAGGCGGCGCGGGGAGAGGACGGCGAGGATGGCGAGGATGGCGAGGGGGTCGACATCGTCCTCGTCGAGGGCCAGGGGTCGCTCATGCACCCCGGCTACTCCGGCGTCACGCACGGCCTCCTGCACGGCACGCTGCCGCACGCGATGATCCTCACCTGGATGCCGAGCCGCCCCCGCATCTACGGCGGCAACCACAGTTGGGTCGTGCTCCCGGAACTGGACGAGGTGATCCGCCGCTACGAGGACGCGCTCGCCTGGGCCTGCCCCGAAGTCCCCGGCCGCGTGATCGGCGTCTCCCTCGCCACCTACGACATCTCCGAAGCCGACGCCCGCGCCGCCGTCCGCCACGCCCGCGACGTCACCGGCCTCCCCGCCACCGACCCCATCCGCTTCGGCACCGCCCCCCTCGTCGAAGCCATCCTGACCGCCCAAAAAGCCCACCGGGCGTCCCCAGCCCCCGCCTGACGGCCGAGTCTCCGGCCCCTGGGCCCGAGGTCGTCGTCCGTCGCCGTTGATCGTCCGTTGAGGACCCCCGGGATCATGTGGTTGGCGATGCTGCCGGAAGTTTCCGCGCGGCAAGCCAACGGGTTACGTTCACATCATCCCAGGGATCCTCAATGTCCGAATCGAACACAGACGCCGCGAATTCCCGGACGGCGGTCGGCGAACCCACTGCCGACGCCGGTCGCCGTCCGCGTGCGGCGGCGCACCGCGCGGCGGACGGGATCATGATCACGCGCTGGAACCTGAGCCTTTCGCTCACCCTCGCGCTCGCGGTCGTGGCGGGCGGCTTCTCTATCCTGTGGGAGCGGACGACCGCCCTTCACGCGACGCAACTCGAACTCGTCACGCGGGTGACTCGGGTCGAGGTCCAGGTTGAAGGTCTGCGCGAAGACGTCACGGCTCTACGCGAGGACGTCACGGCTCTCCGCGAGGAACTGCACGAGAGCGTGGCGGCTCTCCGCGAGGAGATGGCAGCTCTCCGCGCGGAGTTTCGTGAGGAGATGGCGGCTCTACGCGCGGAGCTTCGTGAGGAGATGGCGGCTCTACGCGAGGAGCCTGGGGGGGATATTCGGGAACGGGGCGATCTGATCCTCGCGCACGAGACGCTGGAGGTCGGCGCGCAATGACCGACCGGGCCCCGTCGGGGCCGCGCAAGCGCGTCTTCAGCGGGATCCAGCCGACGGGGCACGCGCATCTGGGGAACTATCTCGGGGTGTTTCGGCGCTGGGCGGCGATGGTGGACGAGTACGAGTGCTTCTACTGCATCGTCGACCTGCACGCGATCACCCGCGAGTACGAGCGCGAGGATCTGCTGCGCCGCGTGTTCGATCTCACGGTGTCGCTCGTGGCCTCGGGGATCGACCCGGAACGCTGCACGCTCTTCGCGCAGTCGCACGTGCCCTACCACAGCGAACTCCAGTGGCTGTTCAACACGGTCACCCCGGTGGGCGATCTGGGGCGGATGACGCAGTTCAAGGAGAAGTCGCAGGGCCGGGA is a genomic window containing:
- a CDS encoding DUF1611 domain-containing protein; its protein translation is MSPGPGRKRLSSSRLAILAEGAFGVETAKTASSAVRYQPERVSSVIDSRFAGSTVGETLGFGGDIPIVATFAEALATEPRPEALLVGIAPQGGQLPDAWRAVLVAALEEGLDIISGLHFFLCDDPELAALADRHGCTLFDLRKPPPDLPVGAGRAMGTDAFRVLTVGTDCNTGKMTVSLELQRALQARGVRAAFAATGQTGILIAGTGIAVDAVVSDFISGAAERLTLEAARGEDGEDGEDGEGVDIVLVEGQGSLMHPGYSGVTHGLLHGTLPHAMILTWMPSRPRIYGGNHSWVVLPELDEVIRRYEDALAWACPEVPGRVIGVSLATYDISEADARAAVRHARDVTGLPATDPIRFGTAPLVEAILTAQKAHRASPAPA